A single Tindallia californiensis DNA region contains:
- the nagZ gene encoding beta-N-acetylhexosaminidase: protein MIQQNTINTKRDRKKNRYAALILCCMLLLVFVSGCSKNTLNSNKEKDNQQNKTDLPKGSVEETKDECNEHNQEIQETKEGLIEGMTLEEKAGQVLMLAFRNDSEGRSVTHMDKELEKMITTIKPGGVILFSENIEEEEQIKTFIRDLQLSSKIPMFVAVDEEGGRVSRLTGKNMDFPTLPANRYLGQEKEIGFIQETGHQLGSRMKELGFNMNMAPVADVDSNPQNPVIGDRSFGADPYKVGEMATAQALGMIETGVIPVLKHFPGHGDTSEDTHFQQVVLHHTKERMQSIELIPFQKGIDKNLPVIMTAHIMVPAYDEHYPATLSKEIVEGLLRQEMGFNGMVITDALDMAAITESWDNSQAAIKALDAGVDMLLMPPEPEKVHKEIIEAVREGRLKEERLNEAVLRILKLKEPFELMPCPLQNDK from the coding sequence TTGATACAACAAAATACAATCAACACTAAGAGAGATCGCAAAAAAAACAGATATGCAGCATTGATTTTGTGCTGTATGCTGTTACTTGTATTCGTATCAGGGTGTAGTAAAAACACGCTGAACTCGAACAAAGAAAAGGATAATCAACAAAACAAAACGGATCTTCCGAAAGGATCGGTAGAAGAAACAAAAGACGAATGTAATGAACATAATCAGGAAATACAGGAAACAAAAGAGGGATTGATAGAAGGGATGACTTTGGAAGAAAAAGCCGGGCAGGTTTTGATGTTAGCCTTTAGAAATGATTCAGAAGGAAGATCTGTTACTCATATGGATAAAGAACTCGAAAAGATGATAACAACCATAAAACCAGGTGGCGTTATTTTATTTTCTGAAAATATTGAAGAAGAAGAGCAAATAAAGACCTTTATTCGAGATTTGCAATTATCGTCAAAAATTCCAATGTTTGTAGCTGTTGATGAAGAAGGGGGTCGCGTCTCACGACTCACTGGAAAGAATATGGATTTTCCGACATTGCCTGCTAATCGATATTTGGGACAGGAAAAAGAGATAGGATTTATACAGGAAACAGGTCACCAACTAGGGAGTCGCATGAAAGAGTTAGGTTTTAATATGAACATGGCACCGGTGGCTGACGTAGATAGCAATCCTCAAAATCCTGTTATTGGTGACCGATCCTTTGGGGCGGATCCATATAAAGTAGGTGAAATGGCAACCGCTCAAGCTTTAGGTATGATTGAAACAGGAGTGATACCTGTTCTAAAACATTTTCCAGGTCATGGAGATACTTCTGAAGATACACATTTTCAGCAGGTGGTGCTTCATCATACCAAAGAGCGAATGCAAAGCATAGAGTTAATACCGTTTCAAAAGGGAATTGACAAAAATCTTCCTGTTATAATGACGGCACATATAATGGTTCCTGCCTACGATGAACATTATCCGGCAACCCTTTCGAAAGAGATTGTTGAAGGTCTTTTACGTCAGGAAATGGGCTTTAATGGAATGGTGATCACGGATGCTCTGGATATGGCCGCCATTACGGAATCCTGGGACAACTCGCAAGCGGCGATAAAAGCCCTTGATGCGGGTGTCGATATGCTCTTGATGCCACCGGAACCAGAAAAGGTTCATAAGGAAATTATAGAAGCCGTAAGGGAGGGAAGGTTAAAGGAAGAAAGATTAAATGAGGCGGTGCTTAGAATTTTAAAGTTGAAAGAACCTTTTGAACTAATGCCTTGTCCACTGCAGAATGATAAATAA
- the tyrS gene encoding tyrosine--tRNA ligase, with the protein MSNVFDVLKERGYIAQVTHEEDLRARMQKDPITFYIGFDATAESLHLGHYVQIMAMMHMQNAGHKPVVLLGGGTTMVGDPSGKTDMRKMLTADQIQHNAQRFKEQFEKFLDFSPGKAVLVDNAEWLMDLNYVDFLRKVGRHFSVNRMLSAECYKARLEQGLTFLEFNYMIMQAYDFLELYRRYDCQLQMGGDDQWSNILAGYELIRKVESSSSYALTFQLLTTSEGIKMGKTESGALWLDPDKTSPYEFYQYLRNVDDRDVEKTLKLLTFLPLDEISQLCKVEGAALNKAKEILAFEATKIVHGEEAAKTAEEAAKNVFSGRFAENVPTTEYEIADFKEGKDILTLLTEAKIVSSRSEGRRLVQQGGITLQDEKITDIDYRITEDSFLEKSLMIKKGKKTYHRILVK; encoded by the coding sequence ATGTCTAATGTGTTTGATGTGCTTAAAGAGCGGGGGTATATAGCCCAGGTTACTCATGAAGAAGACCTTCGTGCCAGAATGCAAAAAGACCCTATTACTTTTTATATAGGCTTTGATGCAACGGCAGAAAGTTTGCATCTTGGTCATTATGTTCAAATTATGGCAATGATGCATATGCAAAATGCGGGGCATAAACCGGTTGTTTTACTTGGTGGAGGAACCACTATGGTAGGAGATCCTTCCGGAAAAACAGATATGAGAAAAATGCTTACAGCAGATCAAATTCAGCACAATGCTCAAAGGTTTAAAGAACAATTTGAAAAATTTCTTGATTTTTCTCCAGGAAAAGCTGTTTTGGTTGATAATGCAGAGTGGTTAATGGATCTAAACTATGTTGATTTTCTGAGAAAAGTAGGTAGACACTTTTCTGTCAACCGTATGCTTTCGGCCGAATGCTATAAAGCAAGGCTGGAACAAGGCCTTACTTTTTTAGAATTTAATTATATGATTATGCAGGCGTATGACTTTTTAGAGCTTTATCGAAGATATGACTGCCAGCTACAAATGGGCGGGGATGATCAATGGTCTAATATACTGGCGGGATATGAACTGATTCGCAAAGTAGAAAGCAGCAGTTCATATGCATTAACCTTTCAGTTGCTAACCACCAGCGAAGGAATCAAAATGGGGAAAACGGAATCAGGGGCTCTTTGGCTTGATCCGGATAAAACTTCTCCTTATGAATTTTATCAGTATCTTCGAAATGTAGATGACAGGGATGTGGAAAAAACCCTTAAACTGTTAACCTTCTTGCCATTGGATGAAATTAGTCAACTATGTAAGGTGGAAGGTGCGGCTTTAAATAAAGCAAAAGAAATACTTGCTTTTGAAGCAACAAAAATCGTACACGGTGAAGAAGCGGCGAAAACAGCAGAAGAAGCAGCAAAAAACGTTTTTTCTGGAAGATTCGCGGAAAATGTACCCACAACAGAATATGAAATAGCTGATTTTAAGGAAGGAAAAGATATTTTGACACTTTTGACAGAAGCAAAGATTGTATCATCACGTTCTGAAGGGAGAAGGCTGGTGCAACAAGGAGGCATCACACTTCAGGATGAAAAAATAACCGATATTGATTATAGAATTACAGAAGATTCTTTTCTCGAAAAGTCACTAATGATAAAAAAAGGCAAAAAAACCTATCATCGGATTCTTGTCAAGTAA
- the pheT gene encoding phenylalanine--tRNA ligase subunit beta, with amino-acid sequence MLVPVNWLKEYVNVNVDVDELADKMTMSGSNVEEVKQWGEGLDKIIVGKITKIDVHPRADKLVIAQVTTGNKSLQIVTGAQNVEEGNLIPIAVEGTKLPNGMVIEETDFRGELSQGMMCSPDELGIPKHMIPEEFKDGIWILDPGAPIGAMLTEVIPVAEKVIEFEITSNRPDCLSVLGLARETAATLDTETKFPAITLKEEGVDWKKESKVAIEDLEGCSRYTARRISNVKIGPSPQWMQQRLIQAGIRPISNVVDITNYVMLETGQPLHAFDADKIKDQHIIVRQAKDGEIFKTLDGVERNLTSEMTLIADSQGALGIAGVMGGEESEVTKDTHTIILESANFNQERIRKTSQLLGLRTEASSRFEKGMDPEGCLLASNRACQLIEELDVGVIDKGVLDEYPNPVKQMKTTLRPDRVNALLGTDLSVEEMVRILNKLEIQSKVVGDKINLTVPTFRKDLQQEADFIEEIGRIYGFDKIKPTLMKGDIMVGGLSERQKMEERIKNALISCGCFESLTYSFVSPSSVDAIRIAPGSFKRDFVKLLNPLGDETSVMRTTIVPNMMEVMARNIHRNVTEGRFFEIGNVFYAKMGEENALPLEVRELVIGSFGKEEDFFALKGVVQFLLTKIGIDEVVYEAETNHPSYHPGRCATIYAKGKLLGNLGEIHPKVGQQYDLDKERCYIAELNADLLLDMASVAPQYKALPKYPSIVRDLALVLEETIPVKAIEDILKEHGGEWMESFQLFDIYQGDQIGKGLKSVAYTMTFRHPERTLKDGEVDGIIKNVVKVLEESTGAELRA; translated from the coding sequence ATGCTTGTACCCGTAAATTGGTTAAAAGAATATGTAAATGTGAATGTTGACGTAGATGAACTAGCAGATAAAATGACAATGTCCGGATCTAACGTAGAAGAAGTTAAGCAGTGGGGAGAAGGATTGGATAAAATTATAGTAGGAAAAATCACTAAAATAGACGTTCATCCACGAGCTGATAAACTGGTTATTGCGCAGGTGACAACAGGCAATAAATCGCTGCAAATTGTGACGGGCGCTCAAAATGTAGAAGAAGGGAACCTCATTCCCATAGCTGTAGAAGGGACAAAGCTTCCCAATGGAATGGTTATTGAAGAAACTGATTTTAGAGGAGAGCTCTCTCAGGGAATGATGTGTTCACCAGATGAATTGGGAATTCCTAAGCATATGATTCCGGAGGAGTTCAAGGATGGTATATGGATTTTAGATCCAGGAGCACCAATAGGAGCAATGCTTACAGAAGTGATTCCTGTGGCCGAAAAGGTTATTGAGTTTGAAATTACTTCTAACCGACCTGACTGTTTGAGTGTGTTGGGATTAGCCCGAGAAACAGCCGCAACCTTGGACACAGAAACGAAGTTTCCGGCAATTACCTTGAAAGAAGAAGGCGTAGACTGGAAAAAAGAAAGTAAAGTAGCTATTGAAGATCTAGAAGGATGTTCTCGATATACAGCTAGAAGAATCAGCAATGTAAAAATCGGCCCATCGCCACAATGGATGCAGCAACGTCTTATTCAGGCAGGTATAAGGCCTATCAGTAATGTGGTAGATATTACTAACTATGTCATGCTGGAGACAGGGCAGCCCTTACATGCTTTTGATGCTGATAAGATAAAAGATCAGCATATTATTGTTCGTCAAGCAAAAGACGGAGAAATTTTTAAGACTTTAGATGGAGTGGAGAGAAACTTAACATCGGAAATGACTTTAATCGCTGATTCGCAAGGAGCTTTAGGAATTGCGGGTGTTATGGGTGGTGAAGAGTCAGAAGTGACAAAAGATACTCATACCATTATCTTGGAATCGGCAAACTTTAATCAAGAGCGAATTCGAAAAACGTCTCAACTTTTAGGCCTTCGTACTGAAGCGTCTTCTCGCTTTGAAAAAGGCATGGACCCTGAAGGTTGTCTTCTTGCATCCAATCGAGCATGCCAGTTAATTGAAGAGCTAGATGTTGGCGTGATTGATAAGGGTGTATTAGATGAATATCCAAATCCTGTTAAGCAAATGAAAACCACTCTTCGACCTGACCGAGTAAACGCTTTACTAGGAACCGATCTTTCTGTTGAAGAGATGGTAAGAATACTAAATAAATTAGAAATACAGTCAAAAGTGGTTGGTGATAAAATAAACCTCACAGTACCCACTTTTCGAAAAGATTTACAGCAAGAAGCTGATTTTATCGAAGAAATAGGAAGAATTTATGGATTTGATAAAATTAAGCCTACCTTAATGAAAGGGGATATTATGGTAGGTGGGTTATCAGAGCGTCAAAAGATGGAAGAAAGGATTAAAAATGCATTAATTTCTTGTGGCTGCTTTGAATCTCTAACCTATTCATTTGTAAGTCCCTCCAGTGTGGATGCCATTCGGATAGCGCCAGGCAGTTTTAAAAGAGATTTTGTGAAATTATTAAATCCGTTAGGTGATGAAACAAGTGTGATGAGAACCACCATTGTACCGAATATGATGGAGGTAATGGCTAGGAATATTCATCGAAATGTAACCGAAGGTCGTTTTTTTGAAATAGGAAATGTTTTTTACGCTAAAATGGGAGAAGAAAATGCGCTCCCATTAGAGGTTCGAGAGCTTGTAATTGGAAGCTTTGGGAAAGAAGAGGACTTTTTCGCACTAAAAGGTGTGGTACAGTTCTTACTGACAAAGATTGGTATCGATGAAGTGGTCTATGAAGCAGAAACCAATCATCCAAGTTATCATCCTGGCAGGTGTGCTACTATTTATGCTAAAGGAAAACTGCTCGGCAATTTAGGGGAAATCCACCCCAAAGTAGGGCAGCAGTATGATCTTGACAAAGAAAGATGCTATATCGCTGAATTGAATGCTGATTTATTGCTTGATATGGCATCCGTTGCTCCACAATACAAAGCCTTACCTAAATACCCTTCTATCGTAAGGGATTTAGCACTAGTGTTGGAAGAAACAATACCTGTAAAAGCGATTGAAGATATTTTGAAGGAACATGGCGGTGAATGGATGGAATCCTTCCAACTATTCGATATATACCAGGGGGATCAGATCGGAAAAGGATTGAAAAGCGTTGCCTACACCATGACCTTCCGACATCCGGAAAGAACACTGAAAGATGGAGAAGTGGATGGAATTATAAAAAACGTGGTGAAAGTATTAGAAGAATCTACTGGTGCAGAATTAAGAGCATAG
- a CDS encoding chromate transporter, whose amino-acid sequence MIYFQLMFVFMRIGVFTFGGGYAMLPLIQREVVRNQEWITSSVLVDMIAISQMSPGPIAVNLATFIGYTQAGLLGGLLATFGVVSLTSVLVLVAARVLIKNPDHFLVKGFFKGIRPAVISFVMAAILSLYNVSVPDMKSGGIMIGAFLVFWKLKIHPVPIILCSGMIAIFIF is encoded by the coding sequence ATGATTTATTTTCAGTTAATGTTTGTTTTTATGCGTATTGGCGTATTCACCTTCGGTGGTGGTTATGCCATGCTCCCGCTGATCCAACGAGAAGTCGTCAGAAACCAGGAATGGATCACCTCTTCAGTGCTGGTAGATATGATTGCCATCTCACAAATGTCTCCAGGGCCAATAGCCGTTAACCTTGCCACGTTTATTGGTTACACCCAGGCTGGACTATTAGGTGGATTATTAGCAACTTTTGGCGTTGTCTCTTTAACTTCTGTGCTGGTGCTTGTTGCTGCAAGAGTGTTAATTAAAAATCCAGACCACTTTTTAGTAAAAGGATTTTTCAAGGGAATACGACCGGCTGTTATTTCTTTTGTCATGGCGGCCATCCTTTCTTTATATAACGTGTCTGTTCCTGATATGAAATCGGGCGGTATTATGATCGGAGCTTTTCTCGTGTTTTGGAAGCTCAAAATACATCCTGTCCCTATCATTCTTTGTTCTGGAATGATTGCCATATTTATTTTTTGA
- a CDS encoding chromate transporter, whose translation MNPSIWKLFSIFFRVGAFTFGGGYAMVPIIQKELVEKSKILTNDDFIDILGVCQSMPGAIATNVSAYAGYKIARYKGALACILGTISPSIIVILVIARFYQHIINMDSIQLFFLGVRPAIVALLFVSLLKLLPSVPKTSFSAFIIVFAIIALHWLAIHPIIVILSCMIAGLISEKRRESSLL comes from the coding sequence ATGAATCCAAGCATTTGGAAACTTTTTAGCATTTTTTTTCGCGTGGGAGCTTTTACATTTGGTGGCGGTTATGCAATGGTTCCCATTATTCAAAAGGAACTGGTGGAGAAATCCAAAATTCTTACTAATGATGATTTTATTGATATTTTAGGTGTTTGCCAGAGCATGCCAGGAGCTATTGCTACCAACGTATCGGCCTATGCAGGGTATAAAATTGCACGGTACAAAGGTGCTCTTGCCTGTATCCTCGGAACCATTAGTCCTTCTATCATTGTTATTCTTGTTATTGCACGATTTTATCAACATATCATTAACATGGACTCGATACAATTATTTTTTCTAGGCGTCAGACCTGCCATTGTTGCTTTATTGTTTGTATCCCTGCTTAAATTGTTACCATCAGTACCCAAGACTAGTTTTTCGGCTTTTATCATCGTTTTCGCTATCATCGCTCTTCATTGGTTGGCAATACATCCCATTATTGTCATTCTTTCTTGTATGATCGCTGGGCTTATTAGCGAAAAAAGAAGGGAGTCATCATTGTTATGA
- a CDS encoding amino acid-binding protein — MVIKQLSVFLENSPGRLKAATQVLADSKINMRALTLADTADFGVLRIIVDKPGDAVDILKKNHFAVKITEVLAVEMDDTPGGLNTVLGILENNQVNIEYMYAFMGSKPRKALVIFRVDQLEKAIKCLQLEEVRLISTEKEVEELIHFCWE, encoded by the coding sequence ATGGTGATAAAACAACTATCCGTATTCTTAGAAAACTCGCCGGGGAGACTAAAGGCGGCAACACAGGTTTTGGCAGATTCTAAGATAAATATGAGAGCATTAACATTGGCAGATACCGCTGACTTTGGTGTTTTAAGGATTATTGTCGACAAACCAGGAGACGCCGTAGATATTCTGAAAAAAAACCATTTTGCTGTTAAAATAACGGAAGTTTTAGCTGTGGAAATGGATGATACCCCAGGTGGCCTGAATACGGTATTAGGAATTTTAGAAAACAATCAGGTGAATATTGAATATATGTATGCTTTTATGGGTTCAAAACCAAGAAAGGCGTTGGTTATTTTTCGGGTAGATCAACTGGAGAAAGCGATCAAGTGTTTGCAACTAGAAGAGGTAAGATTAATTAGTACGGAGAAAGAAGTAGAAGAACTAATTCATTTTTGTTGGGAATAA
- the zapA gene encoding cell division protein ZapA encodes MADNRNRVILKINGQEYPIVGNESKEYLIRIGTFVDEKMQDVAKNNRQLSLSMVAVLTSINIADLYLKKEREKATSKEEPPLKNDDILHVQKELHQKNQSLNQEKEHSKALQNKLTLMRKKEEDTKKEVQEMQGKLTEKEDQLTKANEVIKELQDQLYESQLQVAELQKNKKTQI; translated from the coding sequence TTGGCAGATAATAGAAATAGAGTTATTCTGAAAATTAATGGACAGGAGTATCCTATCGTTGGCAATGAGTCGAAAGAATATTTGATCAGGATTGGAACTTTTGTGGATGAAAAAATGCAGGATGTAGCTAAAAATAACCGGCAGCTAAGCCTGTCAATGGTAGCTGTATTAACGTCTATTAATATAGCTGATTTATATCTTAAAAAAGAAAGAGAAAAAGCCACATCAAAAGAAGAACCACCATTGAAAAATGATGATATTCTTCATGTTCAAAAGGAGTTGCACCAGAAAAATCAATCCTTAAATCAGGAAAAAGAACATAGTAAAGCACTGCAAAACAAACTTACCCTGATGAGGAAAAAGGAAGAAGATACTAAAAAAGAAGTACAGGAGATGCAAGGGAAACTTACGGAAAAAGAGGATCAGTTAACGAAAGCAAACGAAGTGATCAAAGAATTGCAAGATCAGCTATATGAAAGCCAGTTACAGGTAGCTGAATTACAGAAAAATAAAAAAACACAGATTTGA
- the lon gene encoding endopeptidase La, with protein MDDEKIIKDYKTLPLIPLRGLTVFPHMVLHFDVGRERSINALEEAMVEDQMIFLSAQKEAETSSPTADDVYEVGTVAKVKQMLKLPGDNIRVLVEGIKRGRVKKFVQEIPYFVVEVEEQENEDESEPDTETEALMRSVVDTFEKYIEASNKISPEIFITITEIEIPGRLADTISANVVLKPNQKQEVLEAFDPLERLEVLYRFLLEEIEILEIEKKINTRVKKQINKVQKEYYLREQLRAIQKELGEDEGVLEEVEEYKKQLKKIQLSKELHQKIEREIDRLLKLPASSAETGVIRNYIDWVLNLPWKKETKDRMDLKKSSAILEEDHHGLEKVKERILEYLAIRQLSKSMKGPILCLVGPPGVGKTSIGKSIARALNRKFVRMSLGGVRDEAEIRGHRRTYIGAIPGRIISSMRQVNTKNPVFLLDEIDKLASDFRGDPASALLEVLDPEQNHDFTDHFMEVPFNLSKVMFITTANTLDTIPRALLDRMEVIRIPGYTEDEKLSIAEKYLLPKQIKDHGLKEDNLKISEKALRDIVNNYTRESGVRNLERQIANICRKVVKRVVEEKIQYVRINPSNLNKYLGTPQFHYEMASQKDEVGIARGLAWTRVGGDTISIEVTPMKGTGKLVLTGQLGDVMKESARAGISYIRSRIDQLEIDPDFHSNKDIHIHIPEGGTPKDGPSAGITMATAVISSLTGVPVRKDVAMTGEITLRGRVLSIGGVKEKVLAAKRAGITKVLLPVDNKKDMDEIPDNVKKKIEFVFVEHMDQVLEHAMVRELKNDN; from the coding sequence ATGGACGATGAAAAAATAATTAAAGATTACAAAACACTTCCATTAATACCATTGAGAGGATTGACTGTATTTCCACATATGGTTTTACATTTTGATGTTGGTCGCGAAAGATCTATAAATGCACTAGAGGAAGCAATGGTGGAAGATCAGATGATTTTTCTTTCTGCTCAGAAAGAAGCCGAAACAAGTTCACCAACGGCTGATGATGTGTATGAAGTGGGAACCGTCGCGAAGGTCAAGCAAATGTTAAAGCTTCCTGGTGACAATATTCGTGTATTGGTTGAAGGTATTAAAAGAGGAAGGGTTAAAAAATTTGTACAGGAAATACCTTATTTTGTAGTAGAAGTGGAAGAACAGGAAAATGAAGATGAGAGTGAACCGGATACAGAGACAGAGGCATTAATGCGCAGTGTTGTAGATACTTTCGAAAAATACATCGAAGCCAGTAACAAAATATCACCAGAGATTTTCATTACCATTACAGAGATAGAAATTCCTGGTAGACTTGCGGATACCATCTCAGCGAATGTAGTGTTAAAACCAAATCAAAAGCAGGAAGTACTGGAGGCTTTTGATCCTTTAGAACGATTAGAAGTTCTTTATCGATTTTTGCTGGAAGAAATAGAAATACTGGAAATCGAAAAAAAGATCAATACCAGAGTGAAAAAGCAAATTAATAAGGTGCAAAAGGAATACTATTTACGAGAACAATTGCGTGCCATTCAAAAGGAATTAGGCGAAGACGAAGGCGTATTAGAAGAAGTGGAAGAGTACAAGAAACAATTGAAAAAAATTCAACTGTCAAAAGAGCTGCACCAAAAGATAGAACGGGAGATTGATCGTTTGCTCAAGTTGCCAGCATCTTCTGCAGAGACTGGAGTAATACGGAATTATATTGATTGGGTGCTGAATCTTCCCTGGAAAAAAGAAACCAAAGACCGAATGGACTTAAAAAAATCTTCAGCCATTTTGGAAGAAGATCACCACGGACTAGAGAAAGTAAAGGAAAGAATTTTAGAGTATTTAGCGATACGACAACTTTCTAAATCGATGAAAGGTCCGATTTTATGTCTGGTTGGACCTCCGGGAGTAGGGAAGACATCTATTGGAAAATCAATTGCAAGGGCATTGAATCGGAAATTTGTTCGAATGTCTTTGGGAGGTGTGCGAGATGAAGCTGAAATTCGTGGTCACCGTAGAACCTATATTGGAGCAATTCCCGGAAGAATTATAAGCTCTATGCGTCAAGTAAATACTAAGAATCCAGTATTTTTACTAGATGAAATTGATAAGCTGGCAAGTGACTTTCGGGGAGATCCTGCATCGGCTTTATTGGAAGTGCTTGATCCGGAGCAGAATCATGATTTTACCGATCATTTTATGGAGGTGCCTTTTAATTTGTCAAAGGTGATGTTCATCACAACGGCAAATACATTAGACACGATTCCAAGAGCGTTGCTTGACCGGATGGAAGTAATTAGAATACCAGGCTACACAGAAGATGAAAAGCTGAGTATTGCAGAAAAATATTTACTTCCAAAACAAATAAAAGATCACGGTTTGAAAGAAGACAACTTAAAAATATCCGAAAAAGCGCTTAGGGATATTGTCAATAACTATACAAGAGAATCAGGGGTTCGTAATCTGGAACGACAAATTGCCAATATTTGTAGAAAAGTAGTTAAAAGAGTGGTGGAGGAGAAAATACAGTATGTTCGTATCAATCCGAGTAACTTAAACAAATACCTGGGAACACCACAGTTCCATTATGAAATGGCATCTCAAAAAGACGAAGTTGGAATTGCAAGAGGTCTGGCATGGACAAGAGTTGGCGGAGACACGATATCTATCGAGGTAACACCTATGAAGGGAACCGGAAAACTAGTTTTAACTGGGCAGCTGGGTGATGTCATGAAAGAATCAGCTAGAGCTGGGATATCTTATATCCGTTCACGCATTGATCAGTTGGAAATTGATCCGGATTTCCACTCGAATAAAGATATTCATATCCATATTCCGGAAGGTGGAACACCTAAAGATGGACCCTCGGCTGGTATTACGATGGCAACGGCGGTTATTTCTTCCCTGACGGGCGTTCCTGTTCGGAAGGATGTTGCTATGACAGGAGAAATTACGTTGCGAGGAAGGGTCCTAAGTATTGGAGGGGTAAAAGAAAAAGTACTGGCAGCAAAACGTGCAGGAATTACTAAAGTGTTGCTACCTGTTGATAATAAGAAAGATATGGACGAAATTCCTGATAACGTTAAAAAGAAAATTGAATTTGTTTTTGTTGAGCATATGGATCAAGTTTTGGAACACGCAATGGTAAGGGAGTTAAAAAATGATAATTAA
- a CDS encoding phenylacetate--CoA ligase family protein: MYWNEQKECMSRDELESLQKKRLIKTVETAFHNVPHYRRVFQAMGIEPYEMRDEKDLQKLPFCQKQDLRDNYPYDMFAVAMQEVVRIHSSSGTTGKPTVVGYTRKDINTWSELMARSLMSAGIQRQDVIQNAYGYGLFTGGLGIHYGAEKIGASIIPISGGNTNRQLMIMKDYGSTAITCTPSYALYLAESIEENGIHLKDLKLKVGIFGAEPWSENMRKEIEQRLNLKAIDIYGLSEIIGPGVAVECQEQNGLHVMEDHFFMEIIDPDTGEVLPEGEKGELVFTSLTKEALPIIRYRTGDITSILPGSCACGRSFRRIGRIEGRSDDMLIIRGVNVFPSQIEHALLQMGEVEPHYQLVVYRQGQLDMLEVQVEISESILFDEVRSLEELSNKIRSNIESILGISVKIKLVEPKTIPRSEGKAKRVIDRRGQ, encoded by the coding sequence ATGTATTGGAACGAACAGAAAGAATGTATGTCGAGAGATGAACTGGAAAGCTTGCAGAAAAAAAGGCTGATAAAAACCGTAGAAACAGCATTTCATAATGTTCCTCATTACAGAAGAGTGTTTCAGGCAATGGGAATTGAACCTTATGAAATGAGAGATGAGAAAGATTTGCAGAAATTACCCTTTTGTCAAAAACAGGATTTAAGAGATAATTATCCCTATGATATGTTCGCTGTGGCCATGCAGGAGGTGGTGCGTATTCATTCCTCCTCAGGAACGACAGGAAAACCAACGGTTGTTGGATATACCAGAAAAGATATTAATACCTGGTCTGAACTGATGGCAAGATCTTTGATGAGTGCAGGAATACAACGTCAGGATGTTATTCAAAATGCTTATGGTTATGGGTTATTTACTGGAGGGTTAGGGATTCATTACGGGGCAGAGAAAATAGGAGCGTCTATTATACCAATTTCTGGAGGAAATACAAACAGGCAACTTATGATCATGAAAGATTATGGAAGCACAGCGATTACGTGTACACCTTCCTATGCTTTGTATTTAGCAGAATCTATTGAGGAAAACGGTATTCATCTGAAAGACTTAAAGTTGAAAGTAGGTATTTTTGGAGCAGAGCCTTGGTCGGAAAATATGAGAAAAGAAATCGAACAACGTCTTAATTTGAAAGCCATCGATATCTATGGATTAAGCGAAATAATTGGGCCTGGTGTGGCTGTAGAATGCCAGGAGCAGAACGGACTTCATGTAATGGAAGATCATTTTTTCATGGAAATTATTGATCCGGATACGGGAGAAGTGCTTCCTGAAGGTGAAAAAGGGGAGTTGGTGTTTACTTCTTTAACAAAAGAAGCGCTACCGATTATTCGTTATAGAACGGGCGATATTACAAGTATCTTACCAGGATCATGTGCGTGTGGACGAAGCTTTAGAAGAATTGGACGTATTGAAGGTCGTAGCGACGATATGTTGATTATTAGAGGGGTCAATGTATTTCCTTCTCAAATAGAACATGCACTACTTCAAATGGGTGAAGTAGAACCGCATTATCAGTTGGTTGTCTACCGACAGGGACAGTTAGATATGCTGGAAGTACAAGTAGAAATCTCAGAATCTATTTTATTTGATGAAGTTAGATCCTTAGAGGAGCTATCCAATAAAATAAGAAGCAATATTGAATCCATTTTAGGTATATCGGTAAAAATAAAGCTGGTAGAGCCAAAAACCATTCCAAGAAGTGAAGGAAAAGCAAAAAGGGTAATTGACCGACGAGGTCAATAA